From the genome of Segatella hominis, one region includes:
- a CDS encoding single-stranded DNA-binding protein: MNKVMLIGNVGKDPDVHYYDADQAVAQVSLATTERGYTLENGMQVPDHTDWHNLVFFRALAKYVEKYVRKGDKLYVEGKVRYRTYDDKQGKRRYVTEIYVDNMEMLVSKFAASRTNEASNAQTAAKAEAQTSQEEKEQDSLPF, translated from the coding sequence ATGAATAAGGTTATGTTAATTGGTAATGTCGGGAAGGATCCTGATGTTCATTATTATGATGCTGATCAGGCTGTAGCGCAGGTTTCTCTTGCGACAACAGAACGTGGATATACTTTGGAAAATGGTATGCAGGTACCAGATCATACAGATTGGCATAACCTTGTCTTTTTTCGTGCCTTGGCTAAATATGTAGAAAAGTATGTGCGTAAGGGTGACAAACTTTATGTCGAGGGTAAGGTGCGTTACCGTACCTATGATGACAAGCAGGGGAAACGTAGATATGTAACTGAGATTTACGTGGATAATATGGAAATGCTTGTATCCAAGTTTGCTGCTTCACGTACGAATGAAGCAAGTAATGCCCAAACTGCTGCCAAAGCTGAGGCTCAGACTTCTCAGGAAGAGAAGGAACAAGATAGTTTACCATTTTAA
- the nspC gene encoding carboxynorspermidine decarboxylase translates to MQVNLENFKEIRTPIYVLEESRLRQNLSLIKSVADRADMEIILAFKAYALWKTFPIFREYISSTTASSLSEAKLAFEKFGSPAHTFSPAYTDDEIDEIARCSSHLTFNSLSQYERFHERVATVNPSIKLGLRVNPEYSEVETLLYNPCAPGSRFGVTADKLPETLPSDIEGFHCHCHCESGADVFERTLVHIEEKFGKWFSQLKWINFGGGHLMTRKDYDVLHLINIIKEFHLRYPHLHVIMEPGSAFGWQTGPLVSQVVDVVEDHGYKTAILNVSFTCHMPDCLEMPYHPAVRNAETIEMEDMMEKPEGDHVYRLGGNSCLSGDFMGYWKFDHELEVGEKVIFEDMLHYTTVKTNTFNGITHPSIGIVHLDGNLEILREYGYEDYLNRMD, encoded by the coding sequence ATGCAAGTAAATTTAGAGAATTTTAAGGAGATTCGCACTCCGATTTACGTATTGGAAGAAAGTAGACTGAGACAAAATCTATCGCTTATAAAGAGCGTAGCTGATAGGGCTGACATGGAGATTATTCTGGCATTTAAGGCTTATGCCCTTTGGAAGACTTTCCCGATTTTCAGAGAATATATTTCTTCGACAACAGCAAGCTCTTTGAGCGAAGCAAAGCTGGCTTTTGAGAAATTTGGAAGTCCTGCCCATACTTTTTCTCCAGCTTATACTGATGACGAGATTGACGAAATTGCCCGTTGCTCAAGTCATCTGACGTTTAATTCTCTTTCTCAATATGAGCGTTTTCATGAGCGTGTAGCTACAGTTAATCCAAGCATCAAATTGGGACTGAGAGTAAATCCGGAATATTCTGAGGTAGAAACGTTGCTGTATAATCCCTGTGCGCCTGGTTCCCGATTTGGTGTAACTGCAGATAAATTGCCTGAGACTTTGCCTTCGGATATTGAGGGCTTCCATTGCCATTGCCATTGTGAGAGTGGGGCAGATGTGTTTGAAAGGACGTTGGTACATATTGAGGAGAAGTTCGGCAAATGGTTTTCTCAGTTGAAATGGATTAATTTTGGTGGAGGTCACCTGATGACTCGTAAGGATTATGATGTATTACACCTTATTAATATAATAAAGGAGTTTCATCTGCGTTATCCTCATCTTCATGTCATCATGGAGCCGGGTAGTGCCTTCGGATGGCAGACGGGACCTCTCGTTTCTCAGGTTGTGGATGTGGTGGAAGACCATGGTTACAAAACCGCCATTCTGAATGTCAGCTTTACTTGCCACATGCCTGATTGTTTGGAGATGCCATATCATCCGGCTGTACGCAATGCCGAAACCATCGAAATGGAAGATATGATGGAGAAGCCGGAAGGAGATCACGTTTACCGTTTGGGAGGAAATAGTTGTTTGAGTGGTGATTTTATGGGATATTGGAAATTTGACCACGAACTGGAAGTAGGCGAAAAAGTGATTTTTGAAGATATGCTTCATTATACTACCGTAAAGACAAATACTTTTAATGGCATTACGCATCCATCTATAGGAATCGTGCATTTGGATGGGAATTTGGAAATCCTGCGAGAATATGGATATGAAGATTATCTGAACCGAATGGATTAG
- the gldE gene encoding gliding motility-associated protein GldE, whose translation MDISTITEAFDDVAFSSPSLGVVFAAVLAAVLLLVSAFASGSEIAFFSLSPTDVDELEDEKTETDRKILMLREDSERTLATILIANNFVNVTIIMLLNYVFAGVVHFGAKAYWLQFLIITVLLTFLLLLFGEIMPKVYSRKDPLLFCRRFVGGILIARKIFWPLENVLLKSGMLAEKVVKKENHILSVDDLEQALELTDKDDIKDEQSMLKGIIRFGDETAKEVMTSRQNIVDLDIHSTYPEVLKCIVENNYSRIPVYQDNTDNIRGILYIKDLLPHLEKPVSFRWQSLIRPPYFVPETKKIDDLLREFQENKVHIAIVVDEFGGTSGIVTLEDILEEIVGEINDEYDEEEKFYSKLNYNTFIFEGKTLLTDFCKILNVDDEEFEEVEGDADTLAGLLLEIKGDFPSIHEKIEYKNYSFEVLGVEERRISRIKVVVHPGK comes from the coding sequence TTGGATATTTCAACTATAACTGAGGCCTTTGATGATGTTGCTTTTTCATCGCCTTCATTAGGGGTTGTTTTTGCTGCCGTCTTAGCGGCAGTATTGCTGTTGGTGTCTGCGTTTGCAAGTGGTTCTGAAATCGCTTTTTTCAGTCTTTCACCTACAGATGTTGATGAACTGGAAGATGAGAAAACAGAAACAGACCGTAAGATTCTGATGTTGCGTGAGGATTCTGAACGTACTCTTGCTACCATTCTTATTGCCAATAATTTTGTGAACGTCACCATCATTATGCTTTTAAACTATGTTTTTGCTGGTGTAGTTCATTTTGGAGCAAAAGCGTATTGGCTGCAATTTCTGATTATTACAGTTCTGCTTACGTTTCTTCTTTTACTTTTTGGTGAAATCATGCCAAAAGTGTATAGTCGTAAGGATCCGTTACTTTTCTGCAGGCGTTTTGTAGGAGGTATTTTGATTGCCCGTAAGATTTTCTGGCCTTTGGAAAATGTGCTCTTGAAAAGTGGAATGCTGGCCGAAAAGGTAGTGAAAAAGGAAAATCACATCTTGAGTGTTGATGATTTGGAACAGGCTTTGGAACTAACAGACAAGGATGATATCAAGGACGAACAGAGTATGCTGAAGGGTATTATCCGCTTTGGTGATGAGACTGCCAAAGAGGTAATGACGAGCCGACAGAATATAGTAGATTTGGATATTCACAGTACTTATCCTGAGGTTCTGAAATGTATCGTGGAAAATAACTACAGTCGTATTCCTGTTTATCAGGATAATACCGACAATATTCGCGGCATCCTGTATATCAAGGATTTGCTTCCTCATTTAGAAAAACCGGTCTCTTTCAGATGGCAGAGTCTGATTCGTCCGCCTTATTTTGTACCGGAGACCAAGAAGATTGATGATTTGCTGAGAGAATTTCAGGAGAATAAGGTACATATCGCCATCGTGGTAGATGAATTTGGCGGCACAAGCGGTATCGTAACTCTTGAGGATATTCTGGAGGAAATCGTAGGCGAAATTAATGATGAGTATGATGAGGAAGAAAAGTTTTACTCCAAGTTGAATTATAATACATTTATTTTTGAGGGTAAGACTTTGCTGACAGATTTCTGCAAGATTCTGAATGTTGATGATGAGGAATTTGAGGAAGTGGAAGGCGATGCCGATACTTTGGCCGGATTGTTGCTTGAAATCAAGGGTGATTTTCCAAGTATCCATGAGAAAATCGAATATAAGAATTATTCTTTTGAGGTTTTGGGTGTTGAGGAACGCCGTATCAGTAGGATCAAAGTGGTGGTTCATCCCGGTAAATAA
- the glgP gene encoding alpha-glucan family phosphorylase, with translation MKIKADYANAPQWKETTVKSSLPKELKCLDELAHNMWWAWNYEGRDLFKSLDEKLYEQVNANPVLLLERLSYDRKEAIVKDKAMMAKVKKVYKMFRDYMDVKPNAKRPSVAYFCMEYGINQVVKIYSGGLGMLAGDYLKEASDSNVDMCAVGFLYRYGYFKQSLSMDGQQIANYDAQNFNSLPLERVLDKNGNPVVIDVPYMNYQVHAYVWQMNVGRIKLYLLDTDNEMNSEFDRPITHSLYGGDWENRLKQEILLGIGGILTLKKLGIKKDIYHCNEGHAALCNLQRLCDYIEEDGLNFNQALELVRASSLYTVHTPVPAGHDYFDEALFGKYMGGYPQRLGISWDEFIGMGRENADDHNERFCLSTFACNTCQEVNGVSKLHGWVSQQMFSNIWKGYFPEENHVGYVTNGVHFPTWTATEWRKLYDTYFDKNFMNDQSNEEIWHAIYNVSDEEIWNTRMTLKKKLVAYIREKFTETWLKNQGDPARVVSLLERINPNALMIGFCRRFATYKRAHLLFTDLDRLSKIVNDPEHPVLFFFSGKAHPADGAGQGLIKRIFEISQRPEFLGKIIFLEDYDMTLARRLVSGVDIWMNTPTRPLEASGTSGEKAEMNGVVNLSVLDGWWVEGYREGAGWALPEKRTYQNQGYQDQLDAATIYNLLENDIIPMYYNKNKEGFSKEWIQVVKNSIATIAPHYTMKRQLDDYYDKFYNKEAARFKKLSANDNALAKEIALWKESVAERWDGIHVVSKNDETANGTETGKKYKIQYVIDEQGLNDAIGLELVVLTDQPENGKQVYSVFPFKVIGHEGNNYTFEAEIEPVNAGSFKTAVRMFPKSDKLPHRQDFCYVKWLD, from the coding sequence ATGAAAATTAAAGCTGATTATGCAAATGCTCCTCAATGGAAGGAGACAACAGTAAAGTCAAGCCTTCCTAAAGAGTTGAAGTGCTTGGACGAGCTTGCTCATAACATGTGGTGGGCATGGAATTATGAAGGTCGAGACTTGTTCAAGAGCCTCGATGAGAAATTGTACGAGCAGGTTAATGCAAATCCTGTGTTGCTTTTGGAGCGTTTGAGCTATGATCGCAAGGAAGCTATCGTGAAAGACAAGGCTATGATGGCTAAGGTGAAGAAGGTTTACAAGATGTTCCGTGATTACATGGATGTTAAACCTAACGCCAAGCGTCCATCTGTAGCTTATTTCTGTATGGAATATGGTATCAATCAGGTGGTTAAAATCTACTCTGGTGGTCTTGGTATGCTTGCTGGTGACTATTTGAAGGAGGCTTCTGATAGCAACGTGGATATGTGTGCTGTTGGTTTCCTCTACAGATATGGTTATTTCAAGCAGTCTTTGAGCATGGATGGTCAGCAGATTGCCAATTATGATGCTCAGAACTTCAATTCTCTTCCTTTGGAGCGTGTTCTGGATAAGAATGGCAACCCAGTTGTCATCGACGTACCTTATATGAACTACCAGGTTCACGCTTATGTATGGCAGATGAATGTAGGTCGTATCAAGTTGTATCTCTTGGATACTGATAATGAAATGAACTCAGAGTTTGATCGTCCTATCACTCACTCTCTCTATGGTGGTGATTGGGAGAATCGCTTGAAGCAGGAGATCTTGCTGGGTATCGGTGGTATCTTGACTTTGAAGAAACTTGGTATTAAGAAGGATATTTATCATTGCAATGAGGGTCATGCAGCTCTCTGCAACTTGCAGCGTCTCTGCGATTACATCGAAGAGGATGGTTTGAACTTCAACCAGGCTCTTGAGTTGGTTCGCGCTTCTTCTCTCTATACAGTTCATACTCCAGTACCAGCCGGTCACGACTACTTCGACGAGGCTCTCTTCGGTAAGTACATGGGTGGCTATCCACAGCGTCTTGGTATTTCATGGGATGAGTTCATTGGTATGGGCCGTGAGAATGCAGACGATCACAACGAGCGTTTCTGTCTTTCTACTTTTGCATGCAACACTTGTCAGGAGGTTAATGGTGTAAGTAAGCTCCATGGTTGGGTGAGCCAGCAGATGTTCTCTAATATCTGGAAGGGTTATTTCCCAGAGGAGAACCACGTAGGTTATGTAACCAATGGTGTTCACTTCCCAACTTGGACTGCAACAGAGTGGCGTAAACTCTATGACACATATTTTGATAAGAACTTCATGAACGACCAGAGCAACGAGGAAATCTGGCATGCAATCTACAATGTTTCAGATGAAGAAATCTGGAATACTCGTATGACATTGAAGAAGAAACTCGTAGCTTATATTCGTGAGAAGTTTACAGAGACTTGGTTGAAGAATCAGGGTGATCCTGCTCGTGTGGTTTCTTTGCTTGAGCGTATCAATCCTAACGCTTTGATGATTGGTTTCTGCCGTCGTTTTGCTACTTACAAGCGTGCTCACTTGCTTTTCACAGATTTGGATCGTTTGTCTAAGATCGTTAATGATCCAGAGCATCCAGTATTGTTCTTCTTCTCAGGTAAGGCTCACCCAGCTGATGGTGCAGGTCAGGGCTTGATCAAGAGAATCTTCGAGATCAGTCAGCGTCCTGAGTTCCTTGGTAAGATTATCTTCTTGGAGGACTACGATATGACTTTGGCTCGTCGCTTGGTTTCTGGTGTTGATATTTGGATGAATACTCCTACACGTCCATTGGAGGCTTCTGGTACATCTGGCGAGAAGGCTGAGATGAATGGTGTTGTCAACCTCTCTGTACTTGATGGTTGGTGGGTAGAAGGTTACCGCGAGGGTGCTGGTTGGGCTCTTCCAGAGAAGCGTACATACCAGAATCAGGGTTATCAGGATCAGCTTGATGCTGCTACTATCTACAATCTCTTGGAGAACGATATCATTCCAATGTACTACAACAAGAACAAGGAAGGCTTCAGCAAGGAGTGGATTCAGGTAGTAAAGAACTCTATTGCTACTATCGCTCCTCATTATACTATGAAGCGTCAGTTGGATGACTACTATGATAAGTTCTACAACAAGGAGGCTGCCCGCTTCAAGAAGTTGAGCGCTAACGATAATGCTTTGGCTAAGGAGATTGCTCTCTGGAAGGAAAGTGTTGCTGAGCGTTGGGATGGTATTCATGTAGTATCAAAGAATGATGAGACAGCTAATGGTACTGAGACTGGTAAGAAGTACAAGATTCAGTATGTTATAGACGAGCAGGGCTTGAATGATGCTATTGGTTTGGAACTTGTTGTTCTTACCGATCAGCCGGAGAATGGTAAGCAGGTTTATTCTGTATTCCCATTCAAGGTTATTGGTCATGAGGGTAATAACTATACATTTGAGGCAGAGATTGAGCCTGTTAATGCTGGTTCTTTCAAAACTGCAGTACGTATGTTCCCTAAGAGCGATAAGTTGCCACATCGTCAGGACTTCTGCTACGTAAAGTGGTTGGACTAA
- a CDS encoding glycogen/starch synthase → MGKDKLFPDYIFESSWEVCNKVGGIYTVLSTRAKTLTEKLQDRLIFIGPDCWGDKVNPYFSEDNTLYAEWKTEAQKEGLIIKIGRWNIPGEPVAILVDFTPYYAIKDQIYGQLWNDYQVDSLHAYGDYDEASMFSYAAALVVESFYKHVIEKGKKVIYHGNEWMTGLGVLYINKHLPEIATVFTTHATSIGRSIAGNNKPLYDYLFAYNGDQMAGELNMQSKHSIEKQTAMFVDCFTTVSDITATECKELLDKPVDFVLPNGFDNSFVPKAAAFTKKRKEARKRLLDVANALMGTDLGDDTLIVSTSGRYEFRNKGIDVYIEAMNRLLRDGNLKKNVLAFIDVPGWVGEPRQDLLERLESGKKYDTPLEVPEITHWLHNMSHDNVLGMLKYFNMHNRKDDKVKLIFLPCYLTGDDGVINKSYYDIVLGNDLCIYPSYYEPWGYTPLEAVAFKVPCITTDLAGFGLWANQVKGGYSEIEDGVKVIKRTDYNYSEVADAIKDTVAKYSGMTDAQVKKCRSNADKLSKKALWSHFIEYYYEAYDFALRKAEKRMADLTAK, encoded by the coding sequence ATGGGAAAGGACAAATTATTTCCAGATTATATATTTGAGTCTAGTTGGGAAGTATGTAACAAGGTAGGCGGTATTTATACTGTTTTATCAACACGCGCCAAGACTCTTACAGAAAAGTTGCAGGATCGTTTAATCTTTATAGGTCCTGATTGTTGGGGGGATAAGGTTAATCCTTATTTCTCAGAAGATAATACGCTTTATGCGGAGTGGAAAACAGAAGCACAAAAGGAAGGCTTAATAATTAAAATTGGACGCTGGAATATACCTGGAGAACCGGTAGCAATTCTTGTTGATTTTACTCCTTATTATGCTATTAAAGACCAAATTTATGGTCAGCTATGGAATGACTATCAAGTTGATAGTCTTCATGCATACGGAGATTATGACGAGGCCTCTATGTTCTCTTATGCAGCAGCATTAGTTGTTGAGAGTTTCTATAAGCATGTTATTGAAAAAGGTAAGAAGGTTATCTATCATGGAAATGAATGGATGACAGGACTCGGTGTGCTTTATATTAATAAGCATTTGCCTGAGATCGCTACTGTCTTTACCACACATGCAACAAGTATAGGAAGAAGTATTGCTGGTAATAATAAGCCGCTTTATGATTATCTTTTTGCTTATAACGGTGACCAGATGGCTGGTGAACTGAATATGCAAAGCAAGCATTCTATAGAGAAACAGACAGCAATGTTTGTTGATTGTTTTACGACTGTTAGTGACATTACTGCTACAGAATGTAAGGAATTGCTTGATAAGCCGGTGGATTTTGTATTGCCTAATGGCTTTGATAATAGTTTTGTGCCTAAGGCTGCAGCTTTTACTAAGAAACGTAAGGAAGCCCGCAAGCGCTTGCTCGATGTAGCAAATGCTTTAATGGGTACAGACTTGGGGGATGATACCTTGATAGTTTCAACAAGTGGTCGTTACGAGTTCCGTAATAAAGGTATTGATGTCTATATTGAAGCCATGAACCGTTTGCTTCGAGATGGTAATTTGAAGAAGAATGTTTTGGCCTTTATTGATGTCCCTGGTTGGGTAGGAGAGCCTCGACAAGATCTTCTCGAGCGCTTGGAAAGTGGCAAGAAATATGATACACCTTTGGAGGTACCTGAGATTACTCATTGGTTGCATAATATGAGTCATGATAATGTGTTGGGTATGTTGAAATATTTCAATATGCACAACCGCAAAGATGATAAGGTTAAGTTGATATTCTTGCCTTGTTACCTGACAGGTGATGATGGTGTCATCAATAAGAGTTATTATGACATCGTGCTTGGTAATGATCTCTGTATTTACCCTTCATATTATGAGCCTTGGGGATATACTCCTCTGGAGGCTGTAGCTTTCAAGGTGCCATGTATCACGACTGATTTGGCAGGATTTGGACTTTGGGCTAATCAGGTGAAAGGAGGTTATAGCGAGATAGAAGATGGCGTAAAGGTCATCAAGCGTACAGACTACAACTATTCTGAGGTTGCTGATGCTATTAAGGATACTGTGGCCAAATATTCTGGTATGACAGATGCTCAAGTAAAGAAATGTCGAAGCAACGCGGATAAACTCTCGAAAAAAGCATTGTGGAGTCATTTTATAGAATACTATTATGAGGCTTATGATTTTGCGCTGCGTAAAGCCGAAAAAAGAATGGCTGATCTGACAGCGAAATAA
- a CDS encoding thiamine-phosphate pyrophosphorylase yields the protein MKLVIMTKSTFFVEEDKILSSLFDEGLDNLHLFKPGASPMFSERLLTLLPEDYYRKITVHDHYYLKQEYDLAGIHIDNPSAALPEGYKGKYSRTCTDLLQLKEMKKKSQYVFLKNIFDCIEFKDEKSSFSLNQLELAAKEGLIDKKVYALGGMSLENVKIAKALGFGGIVICGDLWNRFDIHNERDYKEVINHFEKLRKAVN from the coding sequence ATGAAATTAGTAATAATGACGAAGTCCACATTCTTTGTGGAAGAAGATAAAATCCTATCCTCATTGTTTGATGAAGGACTAGACAATTTGCATCTTTTTAAACCGGGGGCATCACCAATGTTCTCTGAGCGACTACTCACACTCTTACCTGAGGACTATTATCGTAAGATCACAGTACACGATCATTATTACCTCAAGCAGGAATATGATTTGGCCGGCATTCATATAGACAATCCAAGCGCTGCCTTGCCAGAAGGATACAAAGGGAAATACAGTCGTACATGCACAGATCTTCTTCAGTTGAAAGAAATGAAGAAAAAATCGCAATATGTTTTTCTGAAAAACATTTTCGACTGCATAGAATTCAAAGATGAAAAATCCTCTTTCTCGCTCAACCAATTAGAATTGGCAGCCAAAGAAGGGCTTATCGACAAAAAAGTATATGCTCTTGGAGGCATGAGCCTGGAAAATGTCAAAATAGCTAAAGCGCTCGGCTTTGGAGGAATAGTAATATGTGGTGATCTTTGGAATAGATTTGATATTCACAACGAAAGAGATTACAAAGAAGTAATCAATCATTTCGAGAAATTACGCAAGGCAGTTAACTGA
- a CDS encoding ribose-phosphate pyrophosphokinase: MSDKNSFLVFSGTNTRYLAEKICASLGCPLGNLVVTKFSDGEFGVSFEESIRGRDVFLVQSTFPNSDNLMELLLMIDAAKRASARHIIAVIPYFGWARQDRKDKPRVSIGAKLVADLLSVAGIDRLITMDLHADQIQGFFDVPVDHLYASGVILPYLQSLQLEDMVIASPDVGGSKRANTYAKYFGCPLVLCNKTRARANVVASMQIIGDVKDKNVVIIDDMVDTAGTITKAADIMKEAGAKTVRACASHCVMSGPASERVQKSALEEIVFTDSIPYTKRCEKVKQLTIADMFAETIRRVEDNESISSQYLV; this comes from the coding sequence ATGAGTGACAAAAACTCTTTTTTGGTATTCTCCGGTACTAACACGAGATACCTTGCAGAAAAAATCTGCGCTAGTTTAGGTTGCCCACTGGGTAATTTGGTAGTAACCAAATTCTCTGATGGTGAGTTTGGTGTATCTTTTGAGGAATCTATCCGCGGACGCGATGTTTTCCTCGTACAGAGCACCTTCCCTAATTCTGACAACTTGATGGAATTGCTTCTGATGATTGATGCAGCTAAGCGTGCTTCAGCTCGTCATATTATCGCAGTTATTCCTTACTTTGGTTGGGCTCGTCAGGATCGCAAGGACAAGCCACGTGTCAGCATCGGTGCCAAACTTGTTGCTGATTTGTTGAGCGTTGCCGGTATCGACCGCTTGATCACCATGGATCTTCACGCTGATCAGATTCAAGGATTCTTCGACGTACCAGTTGACCACCTCTACGCTTCTGGCGTCATCCTGCCTTATCTTCAGAGCTTGCAACTCGAAGATATGGTAATCGCTTCTCCAGACGTTGGTGGTTCTAAGCGCGCTAACACTTATGCTAAGTACTTCGGTTGCCCACTCGTACTCTGCAACAAGACTCGTGCCCGTGCAAATGTTGTAGCCAGCATGCAGATTATCGGTGACGTAAAAGACAAGAACGTTGTGATCATCGACGATATGGTTGATACAGCTGGTACTATCACAAAAGCTGCTGATATCATGAAGGAAGCAGGTGCTAAAACCGTACGTGCATGTGCTTCTCATTGCGTGATGAGCGGTCCTGCTTCAGAACGCGTTCAGAAATCAGCTCTTGAGGAAATCGTATTTACCGACTCAATTCCTTACACCAAGCGTTGCGAAAAAGTTAAGCAGCTTACAATCGCAGATATGTTTGCAGAAACTATCCGCCGTGTAGAAGATAACGAGAGTATCTCTTCTCAGTATCTCGTATAA